One part of the Mariniblastus fucicola genome encodes these proteins:
- a CDS encoding fumarylacetoacetate hydrolase family protein, producing the protein MHLYRTEESPIVEANGNLYRIDKSWNELFLDDNLSASLRGLIESSEPEAALDKEQLDLLAPLVDQEIWASGVTYFRSKTARMDESKDAGGGDFYDRVYDADRPEIFFKATAIRTVGHGGSMHLRDDSKWIVPEPELTLAVSAGGKIIGYTVGNDLSCRDIEGENPLYLPQAKSFRNCAAIGPGIFISDQPLDPETGIALSIKRDGKEIVSDSTTLSQMKRSLEELVGYLFSNNDHPQGCFLMTGTGIVPADDFCLQSGDEVSITIEPIGTLVNVMA; encoded by the coding sequence ATGCATCTTTATCGAACCGAAGAATCCCCGATCGTCGAAGCGAATGGAAACCTGTATCGCATCGACAAGTCGTGGAACGAGCTGTTTCTTGACGACAATCTTTCTGCATCTTTGCGTGGCCTGATCGAAAGCTCCGAACCTGAGGCGGCGTTAGACAAAGAACAACTCGACCTTCTTGCCCCGCTTGTGGATCAGGAGATTTGGGCTTCGGGCGTGACGTACTTTCGCAGCAAAACTGCGCGAATGGACGAATCCAAGGATGCTGGCGGAGGAGACTTTTACGACCGCGTGTACGATGCCGATCGGCCTGAGATCTTCTTCAAGGCAACGGCGATCCGCACTGTTGGTCACGGTGGTTCAATGCATCTGCGCGATGATTCAAAGTGGATCGTTCCCGAACCAGAACTCACGCTCGCAGTTTCTGCTGGCGGAAAAATCATTGGCTACACCGTTGGCAATGACCTGAGCTGTCGCGACATCGAAGGCGAGAATCCGCTGTACTTGCCGCAAGCCAAATCGTTCAGGAATTGCGCCGCGATCGGACCGGGCATTTTTATTTCTGATCAGCCACTGGATCCGGAAACGGGCATCGCCCTGAGCATCAAACGTGACGGCAAAGAGATTGTTTCTGACAGCACAACGCTGTCGCAAATGAAACGCTCGCTCGAAGAGTTGGTCGGCTATCTGTTTTCCAACAACGACCACCCCCAGGGTTGTTTTCTGATGACCGGAACCGGGATCGTTCCTGCAGATGATTTTTGTTTGCAGTCAGGTGACGAAGTCAGTATCACGATCGAGCCGATTGGAACGCTGGTCAACGTGAT